The Mustelus asterias chromosome 18, sMusAst1.hap1.1, whole genome shotgun sequence genome has a window encoding:
- the ndufb1 gene encoding NADH dehydrogenase [ubiquinone] 1 beta subcomplex subunit 1 produces the protein MNLVGIVRDHWPNILVPLGFVLGYYLDKRNDSKLTAFRNKSLLYKRELKPGEEATWK, from the exons ATGAATCTGGTTGGCATTGTACGCGATCATTGGCCCAATATCCTTGTCCCTCTGGGTTTTGTACTGGGATATTATCTTGATAAAAGAAATGATAGCAAACTTACTGCATTCAGAAACAAAAGTTTATTGTATAAACG AGAATTGAAACCAGGTGAAGAAGCGACATGGAAGTGA